A single Prevotella sp. E15-22 DNA region contains:
- a CDS encoding FdtA/QdtA family cupin domain-containing protein: MDRAKIIDLPKIVDPRGNLTVAEQLKNIPFDIARVYWTYDVPSGERRGGHAHRTCEEIIIAVSGSFDVEVYDGEVRQTFHLNHPYQGLYVGTNVWRTLEDFSSGAVCLVLASELFDEDEYIYDYDEFLKLTAK; the protein is encoded by the coding sequence ATGGATAGGGCCAAGATAATTGACCTGCCTAAGATTGTCGATCCTCGTGGCAATTTGACAGTAGCTGAGCAGTTGAAGAATATTCCATTCGATATTGCTCGTGTCTATTGGACTTACGATGTCCCATCGGGTGAGCGTCGTGGTGGTCATGCTCATCGCACTTGCGAGGAGATTATCATAGCAGTAAGTGGATCGTTTGATGTGGAGGTCTATGACGGTGAGGTGCGTCAAACTTTTCATCTGAATCATCCGTATCAGGGACTCTATGTAGGAACTAATGTGTGGCGTACGTTGGAGGATTTCTCAAGTGGCGCTGTTTGTCTGGTGCTGGCATCTGAACTCTTTGATGAGGATGAATATATCTACGACTACGATGAGTTCCTGAAACTGACAGCAAAGTAA